A genomic stretch from Helianthus annuus cultivar XRQ/B chromosome 1, HanXRQr2.0-SUNRISE, whole genome shotgun sequence includes:
- the LOC110875651 gene encoding probable glucuronoxylan glucuronosyltransferase F8H: protein MHRFTNKKMKLLRSRYGFRYFKLLIWLVISFIFYIQFINRHQPNTNSLRTNLIPHSHSNAVSNMISESDTVSFLRRNHGSFNDMKIYIYNLPSRYNLDWLTNERCSNHLFASEVAIHKALMNSDIRTFDPLQADFFFVPVYVSCNFSTNGFPAIGHARSLLKSAVELISSELPYWNRSNGSDHVFVASHDHGACFHAMEDKAVANGIPEFMKNSIILQTFAVKHRHRCQDVEHVVIPPYVSPEKVRSTPVNGNRDIFVFFRGKMEVHPKNVSGRFYSRRVRTEILKKFGKNKRFYLKRHRFDGYYSEIARSVFCLCPRGWAPWSPRVVEAAALGCVPVIVADEIRLPLEAAVPWAEISVTVAEKDVGKLAGILDDVAATNLTWIQRRLWDPKVRHALLFNNDVEDGDATWHVLVALSDRLDRSYRRWRAVNK from the exons ATGCATCGATTTACAAACAAGAAGATGAAGTTGTTACGAAGCAGGTACGGATTCCGTTACTTCAAATTGCTCATCTGGCTTGTTATCTCTTTCATCTTCTACATTCAATTCATCAACCGTCATCAACCTAACACGAATTCGCTACGAACAAACCTAATCCCTCACTCTCATTCCAATGCCGTTTCAAATATGATTTCCGAATCAGATACGGTGTCGTTTCTCCGTCGAAATCACG GTTCTTTTAACGATATGAAAATATACATATACAACTTACCGTCGAGATATAATCTCGATTGGCTAACGAACGAGAGGTGTAGCAATCATTTGTTTGCATCGGAAGTTGCGATTCATAAGGCGTTGATGAACAGCGATATACGGACGTTTGATCCATTACAGGCTGATTTCTTCTTCGTTCCGGTTTACGTATCCTGCAATTTCAGCACTAACGGCTTTCCTGCCATCGGCCACGCACGATCTCTTCTCAAATCAGCAGTTGAGTTAATATCTTCAGAGCTTCCGTACTGGAACCGGAGTAATGGATCTGATCATGTGTTCGTTGCTTCTCACGATCACGGAGCTTGTTTTCATGCAATG GAGGATAAAGCTGTGGCTAACGGAATACCGGAATTTATGAAAAACTCGATAATATTACAGACGTTCGCCGTGAAACACCGTCACCGGTGTCAAGACGTAGAGCACGTCGTCATTCCGCCGTACGTTTCGCCGGAAAAGGTTCGGTCAACGCCAGTCAACGGCAATCGAGATATTTTTGTGTTCTTTAGGGGTAAAATGGAAGTCCACCCTAAGAACGTCAGCGGGCGGTTTTACAGCAG GCGTGTGAGAACGGAGATATTGAAGAAGTTTGGAAAGAACAAGCGGTTTTATTTGAAACGGCATCGTTTCGACGGTTATTATTCAGAAATAGCTCGGTCGGTGTTTTGTTTGTGTCCACGTGGATGGGCACCGTGGAGCCCACGCGTGGTGGAAGCTGCAGCGTTGGGATGTGTGCCGGTGATAGTCGCCGACGAGATACGTCTACCGTTGGAGGCCGCCGTCCCGTGGGCGGAGATATCAGTTACGGTGGCGGAGAAAGACGTCGGAAAGTTGGCCGGAATACTTGATGACGTGGCGGCGACGAATCTGACGTGGATTCAGAGAAGGTTGTGGGACCCAAAGGTACGGCATGCCTTACTGTTTAATAATGACGTGGAGGATGGTGACGCCACGTGGCATGTTCTTGTCGCATTGAGTGACAGGCTGGATAGGTCATATAGGAGGTGGAGGGCTGTGAACAAATGA